A portion of the Calothrix sp. 336/3 genome contains these proteins:
- a CDS encoding ATP-binding protein, whose amino-acid sequence MNTIEKAHEQFSLLDKIPLGAFVIQSDYIVLFWNCCLEEWTKISRSQILGNSLHEYFPHLNQPRYTSRLEQIFQGGPPAIFSSQLHKYIIPIPLSENKYRIQQTTVTAVSALDENRFYALFSIEDFTDLTFRVQEYKNLRDQALALAEDRQIAQEAAESANRIKDEFLAIVSHELRSPLNPILGWAKLLKNSSLNEATTVRAIETIERNALLQAQLIEDLLDISRILRGKLALNLETVDLAFIIEAALDTVHLAAEAKSIQIHLYLGLKIGQVKGDGSRLQQVVWNLLSNAIKFTPSGGKVEVYLEQIDSQIELRIIDTGKGINPDFLPHVFEYFRQADSSTSRSSGGLGLGLAIVRQLVELHGGTVWAQSPGEGQGATFTVCLPVVQQSLEFKIEDQNASDDLYPSSMLYAPLEGIRLLVVDDDADTREFLVFLLEQYGAIVASAASASEAFAIIPVSKPDLLLSDLGMPEVDGYALIKKLRAMSANQGGQIPAIALTAYAAETTQKQVLTAGFQLHITKPADPSKLVAAIAALVGMRQDTSKK is encoded by the coding sequence ATGAATACCATAGAAAAAGCTCATGAACAATTTAGTCTTTTAGATAAAATTCCTTTAGGGGCTTTTGTTATACAGTCAGATTACATTGTTTTATTCTGGAATTGCTGCTTAGAGGAATGGACAAAAATTTCCCGAAGTCAAATTTTAGGAAATTCTCTTCATGAATATTTTCCTCATTTGAATCAGCCTCGTTATACTAGTCGCTTAGAGCAAATTTTTCAAGGTGGACCTCCCGCAATTTTTTCTTCTCAACTGCATAAATATATTATTCCGATACCGCTATCTGAAAATAAATATCGCATTCAGCAAACAACAGTAACTGCTGTGTCTGCGTTGGATGAAAATAGGTTTTATGCTCTCTTCTCAATTGAAGATTTCACAGATTTAACTTTTCGAGTTCAGGAATATAAAAATTTACGAGATCAAGCACTAGCACTAGCAGAAGATCGCCAGATAGCGCAAGAAGCTGCTGAATCTGCAAACCGCATTAAAGATGAATTTCTCGCAATAGTTTCTCATGAACTTCGTTCTCCTCTTAATCCAATTTTGGGTTGGGCAAAGCTACTGAAAAATAGCTCATTAAACGAAGCTACTACTGTGCGTGCCATTGAAACAATCGAACGCAATGCTTTACTACAGGCTCAATTGATTGAAGACTTGTTGGATATCTCCCGCATTCTTAGAGGCAAACTAGCACTTAATTTAGAAACGGTTGATCTTGCTTTTATTATTGAAGCAGCGTTAGACACAGTACATTTAGCGGCAGAAGCCAAGTCGATTCAAATTCATCTTTATCTAGGTCTAAAAATTGGACAAGTTAAAGGTGATGGTAGTCGTCTTCAACAAGTTGTTTGGAATTTACTCTCTAACGCCATTAAATTCACTCCATCCGGCGGAAAAGTCGAAGTCTACTTAGAACAAATTGATTCTCAGATAGAACTCAGAATCATTGATACGGGCAAGGGTATTAATCCTGATTTTCTGCCGCACGTATTTGAGTATTTCCGTCAGGCAGATAGTAGTACAAGCCGAAGTTCTGGTGGATTAGGACTTGGTTTGGCGATTGTGCGTCAACTTGTCGAACTGCATGGTGGTACAGTTTGGGCACAAAGCCCTGGCGAGGGGCAAGGGGCGACATTTACAGTTTGCTTACCAGTGGTTCAACAGAGTCTGGAATTTAAAATTGAAGATCAGAACGCCTCTGACGATCTCTATCCATCTTCTATGCTTTATGCTCCCCTAGAAGGGATACGGTTATTAGTTGTGGATGATGATGCTGATACGCGGGAGTTTCTTGTCTTCCTATTGGAGCAGTATGGAGCGATCGTGGCAAGCGCAGCATCCGCCAGCGAAGCATTCGCCATAATACCAGTGTCAAAACCCGATTTGCTGTTGAGCGATTTGGGTATGCCAGAAGTTGATGGCTACGCTTTGATCAAAAAACTACGAGCAATGTCTGCTAATCAAGGTGGACAGATTCCCGCGATCGCCCTAACTGCTTATGCCGCAGAAACTACACAAAAACAGGTTTTAACCGCTGGATTTCAACTTCATATCACTAAACCAGCCGATCCCTCAAAACTTGTGGCTGCAATTGCAGCACTTGTTGGTATGAGACAAGATACAAGTAAAAAGTAG
- a CDS encoding cytochrome b — protein MTTVKPVKKKSAAQRLWFLHWLMAAFFLLLFIGGTYMANFLGDAPYRRLFYDFHKTLGVVVMSLLLARIVVLLAVLRHKYRYRKPKATREWWQSLILHSFLYGFMLFMPISGYMMSNAGNHDVVVFATPIVLPRLFPVDPQLGALGRNLHFWLGYTFLAAVFLHMAEQWRYLRSQWRRFRRKA, from the coding sequence ATGACCACAGTAAAACCAGTTAAGAAAAAATCTGCGGCTCAACGTTTGTGGTTTCTGCATTGGTTGATGGCAGCTTTTTTTCTGCTGCTATTTATTGGTGGTACTTATATGGCAAACTTCTTGGGGGATGCTCCCTATCGGAGGTTGTTTTACGACTTTCATAAAACCTTGGGTGTGGTAGTGATGAGCTTATTACTAGCAAGAATCGTTGTCTTGTTAGCTGTTTTACGACATAAGTATCGTTACCGTAAGCCAAAAGCAACTAGGGAATGGTGGCAAAGTTTAATTTTGCATAGTTTTTTGTACGGATTTATGTTGTTTATGCCCATCAGTGGTTATATGATGTCCAATGCTGGTAATCATGATGTGGTAGTTTTTGCGACTCCGATTGTTTTACCCCGGCTTTTTCCCGTAGATCCACAGTTGGGGGCACTGGGTAGAAATTTACATTTTTGGTTGGGTTATACTTTTTTGGCGGCGGTGTTTTTACACATGGCAGAGCAGTGGCGGTATTTGCGATCGCAGTGGCGTAGATTCAGACGTAAAGCTTAA
- a CDS encoding serine hydrolase — protein MTLPSPNKVDELFSEWDKPGSPGFALAIIKDGKTVYKRGYGMADLEHNIKISPNSVFDIASTSKQFTAMCIALLARKGELSLDDEIQIYISEIPRYEYPITVRHLIHHTSGIRDYLTLMELAGMRCENEYPENEIIGLIARQKELNFKPGDEHLYSNSGYFLLAEIVKRVSGESLAVFADQHIFSPLGMKTTHFHDDFTRIVKNRAIGYSVRDEGSFRIDMSIFDVVGDGGIYTTVEDLCIWDENFYQNKLGGYGQNLIEEIITPGRLNSGEGIDYAFGLVIGHYRGLETISHSGGWMGYRSQMLRFPKQRFSVICLSNLGSAKPPELARKVADIYLVDDFTEQSIESVSRQTQIREIPSVDLESKTGFYQNLKTGTVWELLVKDGKLIVEFAGMSFTLAPVSSSHFVIMDIPSNPDVEFEESGLDEPSHLYVCVDGKRRDVFQRLDFAPPDSEQLMDFTGEYYCQELDVTYRISIEDGELLLNRKNSLRETLKPINKDLLKGMDITLQFFRDGLHQVTGFNMSAGYGSVRNIQFVK, from the coding sequence ATGACACTTCCATCACCAAATAAAGTCGATGAATTATTTTCTGAATGGGATAAACCAGGCTCTCCTGGTTTTGCTTTAGCCATCATCAAAGATGGTAAGACTGTCTATAAGCGCGGCTATGGTATGGCTGACTTAGAACACAACATAAAGATTTCTCCAAATTCGGTCTTTGATATTGCCTCAACCTCCAAGCAGTTTACAGCGATGTGCATTGCTTTACTTGCAAGAAAGGGGGAACTTTCTTTAGATGACGAGATCCAAATCTACATTTCAGAGATACCCAGATATGAGTATCCCATTACTGTGCGGCATCTGATTCACCACACAAGCGGCATTCGTGATTACCTAACCCTCATGGAATTGGCAGGAATGCGATGTGAGAATGAGTATCCTGAGAACGAAATCATTGGTTTAATAGCTCGTCAAAAAGAATTAAACTTCAAGCCAGGAGATGAGCATTTGTACAGCAACTCAGGATATTTTCTTTTGGCAGAAATTGTAAAACGTGTCTCTGGAGAATCTCTGGCGGTTTTTGCTGATCAGCATATTTTCAGTCCGCTTGGGATGAAGACAACTCACTTTCACGATGATTTCACAAGGATTGTTAAGAATAGAGCGATCGGCTACTCTGTGAGGGACGAAGGTAGCTTTCGGATTGATATGTCTATTTTTGATGTCGTGGGTGACGGTGGTATCTATACCACAGTTGAGGATCTATGTATCTGGGATGAGAATTTTTACCAAAACAAATTAGGAGGATATGGGCAAAACCTGATCGAAGAAATCATTACACCTGGAAGATTGAATAGCGGCGAAGGGATAGATTATGCCTTTGGTTTAGTTATAGGGCATTACCGAGGATTAGAAACCATCAGCCACAGTGGTGGATGGATGGGTTACAGATCACAGATGCTTCGATTCCCCAAACAGAGATTCTCTGTAATTTGCTTGTCAAATTTGGGCAGCGCTAAACCGCCAGAACTTGCCAGAAAAGTTGCAGATATCTACTTAGTTGATGACTTTACTGAGCAAAGCATAGAATCTGTAAGCCGCCAAACCCAAATAAGAGAAATTCCATCGGTTGATTTAGAGAGCAAGACTGGCTTTTATCAAAACCTAAAAACAGGAACCGTTTGGGAGTTATTGGTAAAGGATGGAAAATTAATCGTGGAATTTGCCGGAATGAGCTTTACACTTGCTCCTGTGAGTTCAAGTCATTTTGTCATAATGGATATTCCTTCTAATCCCGATGTTGAATTTGAAGAGTCAGGTTTAGATGAACCCTCTCATCTTTACGTTTGTGTGGATGGCAAACGACGGGACGTTTTCCAACGGCTAGACTTTGCTCCTCCTGATTCTGAACAGTTGATGGATTTTACAGGAGAGTATTATTGCCAAGAGTTAGATGTCACCTACAGAATCAGTATAGAAGATGGAGAGTTGCTGCTAAATCGAAAAAATTCTCTTCGAGAAACCCTCAAACCAATTAACAAGGATTTACTGAAAGGGATGGACATCACTTTGCAGTTTTTCCGTGATGGCTTACATCAAGTGACTGGATTCAATATGAGCGCAGGATATGGAAGTGTCAGAAACATTCAATTTGTGAAATAA
- a CDS encoding PleD family two-component system response regulator, producing MALVLIIDDAAFSRRMIRKFLQVDGYEIIEATNGREGLELVHQRQPNCVLADLLMPDMNGFEFLQALQDEELKIPTIIISADIQEGARNQSYSLGAINFINKPPKENELRKAVQQVINPKE from the coding sequence ATGGCATTAGTTTTAATTATTGATGATGCAGCCTTTTCTCGCAGAATGATTCGTAAGTTTCTGCAAGTTGATGGTTACGAAATTATAGAAGCAACTAATGGGCGTGAGGGATTAGAATTAGTTCACCAGCGCCAACCCAATTGCGTATTAGCAGACCTGCTGATGCCAGACATGAATGGGTTTGAATTTCTACAAGCTCTACAAGATGAAGAATTAAAAATTCCCACAATTATCATCTCAGCCGATATTCAAGAAGGCGCACGCAATCAAAGTTATAGTCTGGGGGCTATTAACTTTATTAATAAACCACCGAAAGAAAATGAATTGCGAAAAGCAGTACAGCAAGTTATTAATCCTAAGGAATGA
- the pbpC gene encoding penicillin-binding protein 1C — protein sequence MKLVNRLPFFPQLRIRHKSVKIAISVILLCLFVRFIPYLAPLRSADIAQTRLSLEFTDRNGLPLGTILTRDQEHTAVVRLKQVSPIFIQAILAAEDGDFYHHGALDLKAIARATQDAIYTKRITSGASTITMQLARMLDGSPRNLSGKIQEIWTSWRLFAGMNRDEILAAYINRLPMGGNIYGVEAAARTYFSIPAKDLNLAQASLLAAIPNNPTYFNPYQHWQRLKKRQKYVLRRMIQDKYISQEDGKLASIEKVVFQRQQGIIAAPHFLFWLAKQGESNSETSAPIVTTIDRELQQFTEAQLRQILANLKNNNVHHGAALVVDNHRGEVLAYVGSPDYFSQENIGKNDGVQALRQPGSTLKPFLYELALEKGVIKPNSLLADVPTHYAIPGAKLYSPTDYTKNFLGNVRVRIALANSLNVPAVKVLEKVGVHSFLERLKELGFQNLNQSAEHYGLGLTLGSGEVNLWELTQAYLTMANQGQKLPLTPIISSAPTPNPPPPSKTWQLIGDMLSDRHARATAFGVDSVLNLPFAAAVKTGTSSNYRDTWTVGFSKDYTVATWVGNFNGEPMKQVSGVTGAAPLWNRIMLHLHEQQEPEEFSPPQGMVQLPICAETGLKPTDKCSSVVQEYFFKEDVANYHQGQSLVRENLDSSFKLASPQNQDIFLVTPGNIGKDKLQLKLVKTPQEKVEWWLNGSKIDEGTQQAIFWSLHPGKWELIVKSGELSHRVNFTVELGNYQPKNRGFSVR from the coding sequence ATGAAACTTGTTAACAGATTACCCTTTTTTCCCCAGTTACGAATCCGTCACAAATCAGTCAAGATAGCTATCTCAGTCATATTACTATGTCTATTTGTGCGCTTCATACCCTATCTTGCACCCCTTCGCAGCGCAGATATTGCCCAAACTCGATTATCTCTAGAATTTACCGATAGAAACGGTTTACCCTTAGGAACCATTCTCACCCGTGACCAAGAGCATACAGCAGTTGTTCGCCTCAAGCAAGTTTCACCAATATTTATCCAGGCAATTCTTGCTGCTGAAGATGGAGACTTTTACCATCACGGAGCCTTAGATTTAAAGGCGATCGCCCGCGCAACTCAAGATGCAATTTATACTAAGCGCATTACCTCTGGTGCTTCCACTATTACCATGCAATTAGCGCGGATGTTAGATGGTTCACCCCGGAATTTATCAGGTAAAATCCAGGAAATATGGACATCATGGCGATTATTTGCAGGGATGAATCGAGATGAAATTCTCGCTGCATATATCAATCGTTTACCCATGGGAGGAAATATCTATGGTGTAGAAGCAGCAGCTCGTACTTATTTTTCCATACCCGCCAAGGATTTAAATTTAGCACAGGCAAGTTTACTTGCAGCAATTCCCAATAACCCCACCTATTTCAATCCCTATCAACATTGGCAACGGTTAAAAAAACGCCAAAAATATGTGTTGAGAAGGATGATTCAGGATAAATATATTAGTCAGGAGGATGGGAAATTAGCATCTATAGAAAAAGTAGTTTTTCAACGACAACAGGGAATTATTGCCGCTCCCCATTTTCTCTTTTGGTTAGCAAAGCAAGGGGAAAGTAATTCTGAGACTTCTGCACCCATTGTCACGACAATTGATAGAGAATTACAACAATTTACGGAAGCGCAATTACGGCAAATTCTCGCTAATTTGAAAAATAACAATGTTCACCACGGTGCAGCATTAGTTGTAGATAACCATCGGGGAGAAGTACTAGCTTACGTTGGTTCTCCTGACTATTTTAGCCAAGAAAATATCGGTAAAAATGATGGTGTGCAAGCACTGCGACAACCAGGTTCCACCTTAAAACCTTTCCTCTACGAATTAGCCTTAGAAAAGGGAGTAATTAAACCCAATTCTCTCCTTGCAGATGTTCCCACCCACTACGCAATTCCCGGAGCTAAACTTTATAGCCCCACCGATTATACTAAAAATTTTCTCGGCAATGTGAGAGTTAGAATAGCCCTAGCTAATTCCTTGAATGTTCCGGCAGTCAAAGTATTAGAAAAAGTTGGGGTACATAGCTTTCTTGAACGATTAAAAGAATTAGGATTTCAAAATCTCAATCAAAGTGCAGAACACTATGGATTAGGTTTAACTTTAGGTAGTGGGGAAGTGAATTTATGGGAACTCACCCAAGCTTATTTAACCATGGCAAATCAGGGACAAAAATTACCTTTAACTCCCATAATTTCTTCCGCTCCGACTCCCAACCCCCCACCACCTAGCAAGACATGGCAATTGATCGGCGATATGTTGAGCGATCGCCATGCTCGTGCCACCGCTTTCGGTGTAGACTCAGTATTAAATTTACCCTTTGCCGCAGCCGTGAAAACAGGTACTTCCTCTAATTACCGCGATACTTGGACAGTAGGTTTTAGTAAAGATTATACCGTTGCCACCTGGGTAGGTAATTTTAATGGTGAACCGATGAAGCAAGTATCAGGTGTTACAGGTGCTGCCCCTTTGTGGAATCGCATCATGTTACATCTCCACGAGCAGCAAGAACCTGAGGAATTTTCTCCCCCCCAGGGAATGGTACAACTACCAATTTGTGCAGAGACAGGTTTAAAACCAACAGATAAATGTAGTTCCGTGGTACAGGAATATTTCTTTAAGGAAGATGTCGCTAATTACCACCAAGGGCAAAGTTTAGTGAGGGAAAATTTAGATAGTTCCTTCAAATTAGCATCTCCCCAAAATCAAGATATCTTCTTAGTTACACCAGGAAATATTGGTAAGGATAAACTACAATTAAAGTTAGTAAAAACACCCCAGGAGAAGGTGGAGTGGTGGCTGAATGGTAGTAAAATAGATGAAGGAACTCAACAAGCTATATTTTGGTCTCTGCATCCTGGAAAGTGGGAATTAATTGTGAAAAGTGGTGAGTTGAGCCATCGAGTCAATTTTACTGTTGAGCTTGGTAATTACCAGCCAAAAAATCGCGGTTTCTCTGTGAGATAA
- a CDS encoding chemotaxis protein CheX, protein MNLTAEQLDALQELINIGIGRAASLLNEMVDSHIGLKIPFVKVLTAAEAYQDLATRFHNDSLASVRLGFTGSFSGAAGLIFPTESASSLVAVLTGEEPGSAELDAVKIGTLSEIGNIVINGVMGSLSNVLKQHVNYTLPVYLEDTIESLLLSTYESDSKILLAQARFIIEQLEIIGDIILIFHVGTFDALINAINDEIAVM, encoded by the coding sequence ATGAATCTAACAGCAGAACAACTGGATGCACTTCAAGAGTTGATTAATATTGGCATTGGTCGAGCCGCAAGTCTACTAAATGAGATGGTAGACTCTCACATTGGTCTCAAAATTCCATTTGTGAAAGTATTAACTGCTGCTGAAGCCTATCAGGACTTAGCAACACGATTCCACAATGACAGCTTGGCATCTGTAAGACTAGGCTTTACAGGTTCTTTTTCTGGTGCTGCTGGCTTAATTTTTCCTACTGAAAGTGCATCATCACTAGTTGCGGTGCTTACAGGTGAAGAGCCAGGTTCTGCTGAGTTAGATGCGGTGAAAATTGGTACTCTCAGCGAAATTGGTAATATTGTCATCAATGGGGTAATGGGTTCACTGAGTAATGTCCTAAAGCAGCATGTGAACTACACATTACCTGTTTACTTAGAAGATACAATTGAAAGCTTATTATTATCTACCTATGAAAGCGATTCCAAAATATTGCTAGCACAAGCTCGATTCATAATTGAACAGTTAGAAATTATTGGGGATATTATTTTAATATTTCACGTAGGTACATTTGATGCACTCATCAATGCAATTAATGATGAAATTGCAGTTATGTGA